Proteins encoded together in one Streptomyces umbrinus window:
- a CDS encoding NACHT domain-containing protein, translating into MVDPGTVGVRVASGIIAPLVRKLFVKEGPGAGLVERPVRLSALVSFKGEKRTLSEKDFRKLVEELVRRAAGETLDRASDQSELEAVTDTLELTLHTLGDLGLDDVEAVRLGHESLAAKMYDRAGGAQLVRFLSQDSVSLYSYLLENACLHILHFLTQRSTFVARSLVDQSRQLSELIARTDILIQRLPSQSAEDAEFEERYAAHIAKKHSLLTIYGVDLNECREWPLDTAYLSLEASRSAEHQPVVDRAFAAHAAEGRGGVTSAEGWIPALPQPVERALAGSQRVLLRGSAGSGKTTLVQWLAVTTARQDRLTGELAHLIGRVPFVLPLRTLTRGGAVLPAPMDFLTAVGCPLTGSQPSSWTDRVLSAGRGLLLIDGIDEVPEQERERTRRWLSDLLSAFPGNLWLVTSRPSAVRDDWLGSEDFTDLALSQMSRDNIAVFIRRWHEAAGAEPALGKTLLNAVRTKQDLGRLATNPLMCALVCALHRERRGFLPRGRKALYDAALSMLLERRDRERDMQGMAGELDEESQVELLQKLAYWLIRNGRAEMDRADAVSQLERLLPSMPHVAEQGSAEEILRYLLVRSGLLREPAKGAVDFVHRTFQDYLGARAAVEERDFDLLVRHAHLDQWEDVVRMAVAHARPNERARLLRGLLRRGDAEPPHRTRLHLLAMACLEHAAKLAPEVRREVEKRAGELIPPRSNEEAQELADIGAIVLELLPGPEDVEDEADAARVVQTACLIGGDAALPYLVRYRNHESSAVRHQLGFHWYRFDTETYAREIIDHLREKPETVISVRSSEELAALHRLGGNNQVRCMGDFTGAEISGAFGDHQLEKLVIIDNSVIDSLEFVARFEALRRLNLVSCPSVASLAPLTGLPLEELILSDLPLLEDLSPLRELTRLDMLSLRTKTPWPGLDVIAREAPLQCVFLPGNASGLAALGEFPSLRQLGLDLNTSPAPEDWQAIGGLEKLTILSLNPAELASLAATGTVLNRISRVFLMLNRKQLDLRQAVTAFPSMQYISMYEPDVLDLAPLASHPTLQTVLVQSARHIHNADKLADSVKLLVHPRR; encoded by the coding sequence ATGGTCGATCCGGGAACGGTCGGGGTCCGTGTCGCGTCCGGCATCATCGCGCCTTTGGTGCGGAAGCTGTTCGTCAAGGAGGGCCCCGGGGCGGGTCTGGTGGAGCGTCCGGTGCGGCTCTCCGCCCTGGTGTCGTTCAAGGGCGAGAAGCGCACGCTCAGCGAGAAGGACTTCCGCAAGCTCGTCGAGGAGCTGGTGCGGCGCGCGGCCGGGGAGACACTCGATCGGGCTTCGGACCAATCCGAGCTGGAGGCCGTCACCGACACCCTGGAACTCACCCTGCACACCCTGGGCGATCTGGGGCTCGACGATGTCGAGGCCGTGCGGCTGGGACATGAGTCTCTGGCCGCCAAGATGTACGACCGGGCCGGCGGCGCTCAGCTCGTACGGTTCCTCAGCCAGGACTCGGTGTCCCTGTACTCCTATCTGCTGGAGAACGCCTGCCTGCACATCCTGCACTTCCTGACGCAGCGCTCGACCTTCGTGGCCCGCAGCCTCGTCGACCAGAGCCGGCAGTTGAGCGAACTGATCGCCCGTACAGACATCCTCATCCAGCGCCTGCCCTCCCAGTCCGCCGAGGACGCGGAATTCGAGGAACGCTACGCGGCCCACATCGCCAAAAAGCACAGCCTTCTCACCATCTACGGCGTCGACCTCAACGAGTGCCGGGAATGGCCCCTGGACACGGCCTATCTGAGCCTGGAGGCGTCCCGCAGCGCCGAGCACCAGCCGGTTGTCGACCGTGCGTTCGCCGCGCATGCCGCAGAGGGCCGGGGTGGGGTCACGTCGGCCGAAGGCTGGATACCCGCGCTGCCACAACCCGTCGAGAGGGCACTGGCGGGAAGCCAACGGGTCCTGCTGCGCGGCAGCGCCGGATCGGGCAAGACCACTCTGGTGCAGTGGCTCGCGGTCACCACCGCCCGCCAGGACCGGCTGACCGGCGAACTGGCCCACCTCATAGGGCGCGTACCCTTCGTCCTCCCCCTCCGCACGCTCACGCGCGGAGGCGCCGTCCTGCCCGCGCCGATGGACTTCCTGACCGCCGTGGGCTGCCCGCTCACCGGCTCCCAGCCCTCCAGCTGGACGGACCGTGTGCTGTCGGCCGGGCGAGGGCTCCTCCTGATCGACGGTATCGACGAGGTCCCCGAGCAGGAACGCGAACGCACACGTCGCTGGCTGTCGGACCTCCTCTCCGCCTTCCCCGGCAACCTCTGGCTGGTCACCTCCCGCCCCTCCGCCGTACGGGACGACTGGCTGGGCAGCGAGGACTTCACCGATCTCGCGCTCTCCCAAATGAGCCGCGACAACATCGCGGTCTTCATCCGCCGCTGGCACGAAGCGGCGGGAGCGGAGCCCGCGCTCGGCAAGACCCTGCTGAACGCCGTCCGCACCAAACAGGACCTGGGTCGACTGGCCACCAACCCCCTGATGTGCGCGCTGGTCTGCGCCCTGCACCGCGAACGCCGGGGCTTCCTCCCCCGCGGACGCAAGGCCCTGTACGACGCGGCCCTCTCCATGCTCCTGGAACGCCGCGACCGTGAGCGCGACATGCAGGGCATGGCCGGTGAGCTGGACGAGGAGTCCCAGGTCGAGCTCCTGCAGAAGCTCGCGTACTGGCTCATCCGCAACGGCCGGGCCGAGATGGACCGCGCGGACGCCGTGAGCCAGTTGGAGCGGCTCCTGCCGTCGATGCCCCATGTCGCCGAGCAGGGATCGGCCGAGGAGATCCTGCGCTATCTGCTCGTACGGTCGGGTCTCCTGCGCGAGCCGGCAAAGGGGGCCGTGGACTTCGTGCACCGGACCTTCCAGGACTACCTGGGAGCACGGGCCGCGGTGGAGGAGCGCGACTTCGACCTGCTGGTCCGGCACGCGCACCTCGACCAGTGGGAGGACGTCGTCCGGATGGCCGTCGCCCATGCCCGGCCGAACGAACGGGCAAGACTGTTGCGGGGGCTCCTGAGACGCGGGGACGCGGAGCCGCCTCACCGGACGCGGCTGCATCTGCTCGCGATGGCCTGCCTGGAGCATGCGGCGAAGCTCGCTCCGGAGGTGCGGAGGGAGGTGGAGAAGCGAGCGGGGGAGCTGATTCCGCCGCGCAGCAACGAAGAAGCGCAGGAACTTGCCGACATCGGCGCGATCGTTCTTGAGTTGCTGCCCGGGCCTGAGGACGTGGAAGACGAGGCAGACGCGGCCCGGGTCGTCCAGACGGCATGCCTCATCGGCGGAGACGCCGCACTGCCCTATCTCGTGAGGTATCGGAACCACGAGAGCTCTGCGGTCCGTCATCAGCTCGGCTTCCACTGGTACCGGTTCGACACCGAGACCTATGCGAGGGAGATCATCGATCACTTGCGTGAGAAGCCCGAGACGGTCATCTCCGTGCGTTCCTCCGAAGAGCTCGCCGCGCTGCACCGGTTGGGAGGCAACAACCAAGTCCGATGCATGGGGGACTTCACCGGTGCCGAGATCTCGGGGGCTTTTGGTGACCATCAGTTGGAGAAACTCGTGATCATCGACAACAGCGTGATCGACAGCCTCGAATTCGTTGCCCGCTTCGAGGCGCTGCGCCGTCTCAACTTGGTGAGCTGCCCGAGCGTCGCATCGCTGGCGCCACTGACGGGACTTCCTCTGGAGGAACTGATTCTCTCCGATCTTCCCCTGCTTGAAGATCTGAGCCCACTGCGAGAACTCACCCGGCTCGACATGCTCAGCCTCCGGACTAAGACCCCGTGGCCAGGGCTCGACGTCATCGCCCGTGAGGCACCTCTGCAGTGCGTCTTCCTTCCCGGGAACGCGTCCGGCCTCGCGGCACTCGGAGAGTTCCCGTCACTACGTCAGCTCGGGCTGGACCTAAACACTTCGCCCGCCCCTGAGGACTGGCAGGCGATCGGCGGCCTGGAGAAGCTGACCATCCTGAGCCTGAATCCTGCCGAGCTGGCGAGCCTGGCGGCCACCGGAACAGTGCTGAACCGCATCTCCAGGGTGTTCCTCATGCTCAACCGCAAGCAGCTGGATCTTCGGCAGGCGGTAACGGCGTTCCCGTCGATGCAGTACATCAGCATGTACGAGCCGGATGTGCTCGACCTGGCCCCCCTGGCATCGCACCCCACCCTCCAGACCGTGTTGGTCCAATCGGCCCGTCACATCCACAACGCCGACAAACTGGCCGACTCCGTGAAACTGTTGGTCCACCCCCGCCGGTGA
- a CDS encoding NACHT domain-containing protein, producing MEPVVRIPSPDAAPLVQRLFRTPGPQPSRAIPDDVHRVAAEFIQLAAEKHTTPTSELPAVVDVLARTLLAVGELDLTDVDAVRLGPQDYARRLRGAVPGADRGLSPDAAWFHDALLVNVCLHVLDHFVGRSPHIQQHMPERASRIRQLVDLNDTEAAARRTERSQQDADFEARYAEEVVRQHGWLTIVGVDFPNAPDRWLLEDTYLSLEAEESTGGGSGGGQRTVLLADRALDGHERVLLRGVAGSGKTTLVQWLAVATAREGARVPFVLPVRRFAREGFPAPDDFLRAVRHPLADQAPEGWVVRTLLASRALLLVDGIDEAPEATRGELRDQLRRLLRVFSGNGCLVTSRPSAVADGWLAEERLAEEGFAELSLAPMSRDQVTRFVRDWHTAAMGDENCREQRDRDELKEYEQRLLHSVRIYRELRQLATNPLMCGLICALNRDRSGSLPHGRKELYEAALEMLLQRRDPERDVLYADDVRLQQEPRERLLQKLAHAMLEDGVSELPRGRAVAILEGALPAIPAARAAGDGEKIFGHLLHRTGLLREQAGLSVDFVHRTFQDYLAAKEIVARGRLRDLVDHAHQPEWEEVIRMAAAHARPEECGDFLERLLSAAPALRRPQVNHRRLMAAACLDHVTELDPSVRRLVHDRTKNLVRPTSELGARSLGWVGPIVLELLPDPEQVPSDQQALLLALTATRVEDDAAIDYLARLRGRSSFAVRTELARPWRHFDTERYAREIIAHLDPDGVYFPVSDTAELAALRHLGGRPRVQVAGVIPVTDLMDGLDRDRLTHLWLNAEPTDPDMSWLSLFPNLQVLRVNPRLPRVRNVPEGVTITA from the coding sequence ATGGAGCCCGTTGTCCGCATCCCCTCCCCCGACGCCGCACCCCTCGTACAACGGCTCTTCCGAACACCAGGACCCCAGCCCTCCCGCGCGATCCCGGACGACGTCCACCGGGTCGCCGCCGAGTTCATCCAGCTGGCAGCCGAGAAGCACACGACCCCCACGTCCGAACTGCCCGCCGTGGTCGACGTCCTGGCCCGCACGCTGCTCGCCGTCGGGGAACTCGACCTCACCGACGTGGACGCCGTACGACTGGGGCCGCAGGACTACGCGCGTCGGCTGCGCGGGGCCGTGCCGGGCGCGGACCGGGGACTGTCGCCCGACGCCGCGTGGTTCCACGACGCGCTGCTCGTGAACGTGTGCCTGCATGTGCTGGACCACTTCGTCGGGCGCTCGCCCCACATCCAGCAGCACATGCCGGAGCGTGCCAGCCGCATCCGTCAGCTCGTCGATCTCAACGACACCGAGGCGGCGGCCCGCAGGACCGAACGCTCCCAGCAGGACGCGGACTTCGAGGCCCGTTACGCCGAGGAGGTCGTACGCCAGCACGGCTGGCTGACCATCGTCGGCGTGGACTTCCCGAACGCGCCGGACCGCTGGCTCCTGGAGGACACGTATCTGAGCCTGGAGGCCGAGGAGAGCACCGGCGGCGGGAGCGGGGGCGGGCAGCGGACCGTGCTGCTCGCGGACCGGGCGCTGGACGGGCACGAGCGGGTGCTGCTGCGCGGGGTGGCGGGTTCCGGGAAGACGACCCTCGTCCAGTGGCTCGCCGTGGCCACCGCCCGCGAGGGCGCGCGGGTGCCGTTCGTCCTGCCCGTACGCCGTTTCGCCCGCGAGGGCTTTCCCGCCCCGGACGACTTCCTGCGCGCAGTCCGCCATCCGCTCGCCGACCAGGCGCCGGAGGGCTGGGTCGTACGGACGCTGCTCGCGAGCCGTGCCCTGCTGCTGGTCGACGGAATCGACGAGGCCCCGGAGGCGACGCGCGGCGAGCTGCGCGACCAGCTCCGCCGTCTGCTGCGCGTGTTCTCCGGGAACGGCTGCCTGGTCACCTCGCGCCCCTCCGCCGTGGCGGACGGCTGGCTCGCGGAGGAACGTCTCGCGGAGGAGGGTTTCGCGGAGCTGTCGCTCGCGCCGATGTCCCGGGACCAGGTGACGCGGTTCGTCCGGGACTGGCACACGGCTGCGATGGGCGACGAGAACTGCCGCGAGCAGCGCGACCGGGACGAGCTGAAGGAGTACGAGCAACGGCTGCTGCACTCCGTACGGATCTACCGGGAGCTGCGCCAGCTCGCCACCAACCCCCTGATGTGCGGCCTCATATGCGCGCTGAACAGGGACCGCTCCGGCTCCCTCCCCCACGGCCGCAAGGAGTTGTACGAGGCGGCCCTGGAGATGCTCCTGCAACGCCGGGACCCCGAGCGGGACGTGCTGTACGCGGACGACGTGCGCCTGCAACAGGAGCCGCGGGAACGGCTGTTGCAGAAACTCGCGCACGCCATGCTGGAGGACGGCGTCTCGGAGCTGCCGCGCGGACGGGCCGTCGCCATCCTGGAGGGCGCGCTGCCCGCGATCCCCGCCGCACGCGCGGCGGGCGACGGCGAGAAGATCTTCGGCCATCTGCTGCACCGCACCGGGCTGCTGCGCGAACAGGCGGGCCTCTCGGTGGACTTCGTGCACCGCACCTTCCAGGACTACCTGGCCGCCAAGGAGATCGTGGCGCGCGGCCGGCTGCGCGACCTGGTCGACCACGCCCACCAGCCCGAGTGGGAGGAGGTCATCCGCATGGCCGCCGCCCACGCCCGCCCCGAGGAGTGCGGCGACTTCCTCGAACGCCTGCTGTCCGCCGCGCCCGCGCTGCGCAGACCCCAGGTCAACCACCGCCGTCTGATGGCCGCGGCCTGCCTGGACCATGTCACCGAGCTCGACCCGTCGGTCCGGCGGCTCGTCCACGACCGTACGAAGAACCTCGTCCGCCCCACGAGCGAGCTCGGCGCCCGCAGTCTGGGCTGGGTGGGGCCCATCGTCCTGGAGCTCCTGCCCGACCCCGAGCAGGTGCCGAGCGACCAGCAGGCGCTGCTGCTCGCCCTCACCGCGACCCGGGTCGAGGACGACGCCGCCATCGACTACCTGGCCCGCCTGCGGGGGCGTTCCTCGTTCGCGGTACGGACCGAACTCGCCCGGCCCTGGCGGCACTTCGACACCGAGCGGTACGCGCGCGAGATCATCGCCCACCTGGATCCCGACGGCGTGTACTTCCCGGTCTCAGACACCGCCGAACTCGCGGCCCTGCGTCACCTCGGCGGCCGACCCCGCGTCCAGGTGGCCGGCGTCATCCCCGTCACCGACCTCATGGACGGCCTCGACCGCGACCGGCTCACCCATCTCTGGCTCAACGCCGAACCCACCGACCCGGACATGTCCTGGCTGTCCCTCTTCCCCAACCTCCAGGTCCTGCGCGTCAATCCGCGCCTGCCGCGCGTACGGAACGTGCCGGAGGGGGTGACGATCACGGCGTAG
- a CDS encoding NACHT domain-containing protein produces the protein MVDAGVLGARIASSAVAPLVKKLFVKDQPGAGLVSSPVRISALVSFGREKRSVTPKDVEKVAAELVRRALKTAGPGEQPVTAEEATAVTHALGHSLASLGTLTIEDYEAVGLGPEEFARTLRSHAAVISYGLSGDGELFYEQLLHTAALHILNFFTQRSTYIARQQTAQSRQLARLVRAVDVLLGRLPSQSAEDAGFEARYAEHINGRYGTLTIYGLDTGTSEWSLDTAYLSLEATRERDGQDGGLQIPAEQVLAQHDQVLLRGVAGSGKTTLVQWLAVTTASRTYDHGLTHLIGRVPFVLPMRRIVRPGTEFPIPGDLLKAVGCPVAGEQPAGWAERVLRAGRGVLLVDGIDEIAGDRRDAARRWLRELTRTFPGNLWLVTSRPSAVPERWLEAAAFHELTLSPMARDDVATFVRRWHRAARADEAEGMSLLQAVRTTSELNRLATNPLMCGMLCALHRDRRGFLPQDRKSLYEAALTMLLERRDRERELDHPDGLRIPYATQVQLLQKLAWWLIRNSRAEMDRSDALHIIGQAVPAVNLDGTAEDVYRSLLLRSGLLREPAEGRVDFLHRTFQDYLGSRLAVQELDFDLLVNHSRYDDWDDVILLAIAHARPKEAEQMLRRLVGQDSSRGKLLAAAGLRYVAEVEPSVRELVEEGVGSLIPPRSITEAEELGRAGGDLLLALLPGPENVDDRTAHHVVQAASHLGNEAALHFLTRFRKHPSQEVQTTLAACWPRFDRALYARDILAHLPQQRRVTVRGAADLRTLRALGGWEDIRVLGPYRVEELTELIVQERLVRLFLEAPHPVDGLAWLAVFPRLERVRVATEVSTYVAQQVPLRIELITPRSSPS, from the coding sequence ATGGTCGACGCCGGAGTGCTCGGGGCCCGTATCGCGTCCAGCGCGGTCGCACCGCTCGTGAAGAAGCTCTTCGTGAAGGACCAGCCGGGGGCCGGGCTGGTGAGCAGCCCGGTACGGATATCGGCGCTGGTCTCGTTCGGCCGGGAGAAGCGGAGCGTCACGCCGAAGGACGTCGAGAAGGTCGCGGCGGAACTGGTCCGCAGAGCCCTGAAGACGGCCGGGCCGGGGGAACAGCCGGTGACGGCCGAGGAGGCCACGGCGGTCACCCACGCCCTCGGCCATTCACTCGCCTCGCTCGGGACCCTCACGATCGAGGACTACGAGGCCGTCGGCCTCGGACCCGAGGAGTTCGCGCGCACACTCCGCTCCCACGCGGCCGTCATCTCGTACGGACTCAGCGGCGACGGCGAGCTCTTCTACGAGCAGCTGCTGCACACGGCCGCGCTGCACATCCTGAACTTCTTCACCCAGCGCTCCACCTACATCGCCCGGCAGCAGACCGCGCAGAGCCGGCAGCTGGCCCGGCTGGTGCGGGCCGTGGACGTCCTGCTGGGGCGCCTGCCCTCGCAGTCGGCCGAGGATGCCGGGTTCGAGGCGCGGTACGCGGAGCACATCAACGGGCGGTACGGAACGCTGACCATCTACGGCCTGGACACCGGGACGAGCGAGTGGTCGCTCGACACCGCGTACCTCAGTCTGGAGGCGACCCGGGAGCGCGACGGGCAGGACGGCGGACTCCAGATCCCCGCCGAGCAGGTCCTGGCGCAGCACGACCAGGTGCTGCTGCGCGGGGTCGCGGGCTCCGGGAAGACGACCCTCGTCCAGTGGCTCGCGGTGACGACGGCGAGCCGTACGTACGACCACGGCCTGACGCACCTCATCGGACGGGTGCCGTTCGTCCTGCCGATGCGCAGGATCGTGCGCCCGGGGACGGAGTTCCCCATCCCGGGAGACCTCCTGAAGGCCGTCGGCTGCCCGGTCGCCGGGGAGCAGCCGGCCGGCTGGGCGGAGCGGGTGCTCCGGGCCGGGCGGGGTGTGCTGCTGGTCGACGGGATAGACGAGATCGCCGGTGACCGCCGCGACGCGGCCCGGCGCTGGCTGCGCGAACTGACCCGGACCTTCCCGGGAAACCTGTGGCTCGTCACCTCCCGCCCGTCCGCCGTCCCCGAGCGGTGGCTGGAGGCGGCGGCCTTCCACGAACTCACGCTGTCCCCGATGGCACGCGACGACGTCGCCACGTTCGTACGGCGCTGGCACCGCGCCGCCAGAGCGGACGAGGCCGAGGGGATGTCACTGCTCCAGGCCGTGCGGACCACGTCCGAGCTGAACCGGCTGGCCACCAACCCGTTGATGTGCGGCATGCTCTGCGCACTCCACCGCGACCGGCGCGGCTTCCTCCCCCAGGACAGGAAGTCCCTGTACGAGGCCGCCCTCACCATGCTCCTCGAACGGCGGGACCGGGAACGGGAGTTGGACCACCCCGACGGACTGCGCATCCCGTACGCGACACAGGTCCAGCTGCTGCAGAAACTGGCGTGGTGGCTCATCCGCAACAGCCGTGCGGAGATGGACCGTTCGGACGCGCTGCACATCATCGGGCAGGCGGTCCCCGCGGTGAACCTCGACGGGACCGCCGAGGACGTCTACCGGTCGCTGCTGCTGCGGTCGGGGCTGCTGCGGGAGCCGGCCGAGGGGCGGGTGGACTTCCTCCACCGGACCTTCCAGGACTATCTGGGGTCCCGGCTGGCCGTGCAGGAGCTGGACTTCGATCTGCTCGTGAACCACTCGCGGTATGACGACTGGGACGACGTCATCCTGCTCGCCATCGCGCATGCCCGGCCGAAGGAAGCCGAGCAGATGCTGCGACGGCTGGTGGGGCAGGACAGCTCACGCGGGAAGCTGCTGGCCGCTGCGGGGCTTCGGTACGTGGCGGAGGTGGAGCCTTCGGTTCGAGAGCTTGTGGAAGAGGGGGTCGGGTCGCTGATCCCGCCGCGCTCGATCACGGAGGCGGAGGAGTTGGGACGGGCCGGGGGTGATCTGCTGCTCGCTCTCCTGCCGGGTCCGGAGAACGTGGACGACCGGACGGCACACCATGTGGTTCAGGCAGCGAGCCATCTGGGCAACGAGGCCGCGCTGCACTTCCTCACCCGTTTCCGGAAACACCCTAGCCAGGAGGTCCAGACGACCCTGGCCGCATGCTGGCCGCGCTTCGACCGGGCCCTCTACGCGCGCGACATCCTGGCGCATCTGCCACAGCAGCGCCGGGTCACCGTACGCGGAGCTGCGGACCTCCGTACGCTCCGTGCTCTCGGCGGCTGGGAGGACATACGGGTTCTCGGCCCCTACCGGGTCGAGGAGCTCACGGAACTCATCGTGCAGGAGCGGCTCGTCCGGCTTTTCCTGGAAGCACCCCACCCGGTCGACGGACTGGCGTGGCTCGCGGTCTTTCCCCGTCTCGAAAGGGTCCGCGTGGCAACCGAGGTGAGCACTTACGTGGCCCAGCAGGTGCCGCTCCGGATCGAACTCATCACCCCTCGATCCAGCCCGAGTTGA
- a CDS encoding M23 family metallopeptidase translates to MSQRITSHLPGTPKLRVRAAAMALGLGASAALGAGVAVAADTKASAVALPGSAAVSVQQQAAAQAKAAAQTKAKSKTAAKKAAAKPVAAKKAASWVDPVKKYKLSAKFAQAGNLWSSTHSGQDFAVASGTQVVAAHGGTVVKAGGNGAGDGPAYGNAVVIKHGNGTYSQYAHLSRVGVKPGQIVKTGQRIALSGNTGNSSGPHLHFEIRTKASYGSAVDPVAFLRSKGVSL, encoded by the coding sequence ATGTCGCAGCGCATCACGTCCCACCTTCCCGGCACGCCCAAGCTCCGTGTCCGGGCGGCCGCCATGGCTCTCGGACTGGGCGCCTCGGCCGCGCTCGGAGCGGGGGTCGCGGTCGCCGCGGACACCAAGGCGAGCGCCGTCGCGCTGCCGGGCTCCGCCGCCGTCTCCGTGCAGCAGCAGGCCGCCGCGCAGGCCAAGGCCGCCGCTCAGACGAAGGCCAAGAGCAAGACGGCCGCCAAGAAGGCCGCCGCCAAGCCCGTCGCGGCCAAGAAGGCCGCCTCCTGGGTCGACCCCGTCAAGAAGTACAAGCTCTCCGCGAAGTTCGCCCAGGCCGGCAACCTCTGGTCGTCCACCCACTCCGGCCAGGACTTCGCCGTCGCCTCCGGCACGCAGGTCGTCGCCGCGCACGGCGGCACCGTGGTGAAGGCCGGCGGCAACGGCGCCGGTGACGGACCCGCGTACGGCAACGCCGTCGTGATCAAGCACGGCAACGGTACGTACTCGCAGTACGCGCACCTGTCCCGCGTGGGCGTGAAGCCCGGCCAGATAGTGAAGACCGGCCAGCGCATCGCCCTGTCCGGCAACACCGGCAACTCCAGCGGGCCGCACCTGCACTTCGAGATCCGTACGAAGGCGAGCTACGGCTCGGCGGTCGACCCGGTCGCCTTCCTGCGCTCGAAGGGCGTGAGCCTCTAA
- a CDS encoding TetR/AcrR family transcriptional regulator gives MDGSRQRRRGDTRQRIQDVAVELFAEQGYEKTSLREIAERLDVTKAALYYHFKTKEDILISLFQDLTRPMDELIEWGKGQPHTLETKQELLSRYSEALTNAAPLFRFMQENQATIRELSIGESFKDRMLGMLDIIKEPDAALTDQVRCVSALFTMHAGMFALKDMEGDPEDKRKAVLEVAIDLVTRAHAGATESP, from the coding sequence ATGGACGGCAGCAGGCAGCGGCGGCGTGGGGACACCCGTCAGCGCATCCAGGACGTGGCCGTCGAACTCTTCGCCGAGCAGGGGTACGAGAAGACGTCGCTGCGGGAGATCGCCGAACGGCTGGACGTCACGAAGGCGGCGCTCTACTACCACTTCAAGACCAAGGAAGACATCCTCATCAGCCTCTTCCAGGACCTGACGAGGCCGATGGACGAGCTGATCGAGTGGGGCAAGGGGCAGCCGCACACCCTGGAGACCAAGCAGGAGCTGCTGAGCCGCTACAGCGAGGCGCTCACCAACGCGGCCCCCCTCTTCCGCTTCATGCAGGAGAACCAGGCGACGATCCGCGAGCTGAGCATCGGCGAGTCCTTCAAGGACCGCATGCTCGGGATGCTGGACATCATCAAGGAGCCGGACGCCGCGCTGACGGACCAGGTCAGGTGTGTGAGCGCGCTGTTCACGATGCACGCCGGGATGTTCGCCCTCAAGGACATGGAAGGCGACCCCGAGGACAAGCGGAAGGCCGTCCTGGAGGTCGCCATCGATCTGGTCACGCGGGCGCACGCCGGCGCCACCGAGTCGCCCTGA